The sequence below is a genomic window from Pelecanus crispus isolate bPelCri1 chromosome 10, bPelCri1.pri, whole genome shotgun sequence.
CTTCCATATTTAAACCATCTTGTCAGCCTCTTTCACCTGACATCCTTGCTCATATTATTCAGCAGGAGACAGAGTAATCCTTCAAGCATTTGGCTTAACACAGCTGAAATGATGGCCGATGGAAAGACTCTCACTGACTTCCCTGGAAGCTGAATTGTGCCCTGGGTAATGGCTTGTCTTGATGGCAGTGGGGAGGTTTGGGGAGGATGACACAGTGAGCCCATCCCTTCTACGACAAACATGTCCACTGTGTCCACATTGACTAGGGATTTTACCAGATGTGAGCAATGTCTGCTCCCGATCCCTGCCCGAAGATATTCCTACTTAACACCACCAGTTACTTCCTTACAGTTCTCCCTGCTTACTTCTGCCCATGAGCCCCTCCAAATCTCAGCGAAACCACACTGTAGTCCCTACACTTATGGCCAATATCTTTTCTCTCATGGCCTGTTTTCAGTGCACATTTTTTGATGAACCTCATCTGACCTACGTTTCCCTCTTTCAGACCTGCTCTGGCAACTTACTGGACTTTGCAGCACCTTTTACCTTTTCCTCATGCTTCTCTTTCATTTGGGGAATGGTTTGTTTCCGGCTAGGTGCTTATATTTTCAGTAGTTCCCATGTCTGTTACCCAGACATTACCTGTTCTGGATTTCACACCAGAATGACAATTTGCCTGAAAGATCCTATTTGCTATTTACGCTACTTTTGCTAGTTGTCCAGCATACATCTTGCAATGTCCTTTCCTAGCTCAACAGTGCCAGTACTCTGACCATACAGTGCCTGTATCAAGGCTCCCACACGCTGtcccttttttaaaagcccAGTTGCTCAGCAAaagttttctgcaaataaattttTAGCAAACGTGTGATGAACAACAACATAATTATTTCTACCATCTTCTGCCGTGAGAGTAAACACactataaatatttctttccattacATCAGTTGATAAacaaatttacattttcataaGGCTCTGCTATGCAGAATCTGTTGAAGCCTCTTTCTACTTCCCTCACCTGCCCCTCTTCTTAGCAAACTTTTAGTCTTGGGAAGGCTTAAATAATGCATGTTCAGATCCAAGAGGACAATGGTAAAGGGTGACTGTGAGTCACTCTCTTCAAACACTGAACAagagagtttattttaaaataaataacaggcCTAGCCTCCCTACCATACTCTGTCTTTGCTCCCTGCAAAGTGCCTGCCGAGATGCTCATGCGGATTTCTGGGGCTTGCCTTTCTGAGCAGGCTTGAAGTTGAGTACACGTCCTCGCAGGGACAACCCCAGGGCTCCTTTCCTGATATCCCAGGCCAAGAGGCCAAGAAGTACAAGCAGCACACGAACCCTGGCCATACACCGCTCTTGCTCAGCAGGCGCAGGCCCTTTCAGGACCATGGCTTTGCTACAACTGCTTTGTAGCCCCAACTGCAGAAGCAATTGTTTGCGCTTGCTGTGAGCCGTTTCCCATGCACCCTTTTCCTGCCTGCTTGCTCGGCCACAATACTTTCACACAAGAAATACTCCCCCAGCCCATACACTTTTGGAGTTTCTTTCTTACACAGCCTCTGCAAGCCAAGAAATCTGCTCAGCTCTATTCAATAGATTCCTGACAGTCTTCAAAGGGCTGCTAATTCCAGTCTGCTTAAAAAATGCAGAGCGTTCCCTCCCTTACagcttttctgccttcccttctgCGAGCCAGTCAGCACCTGTTGGGCCATAAAAAACACACCAGAAACACGGTACGCCTGAAACTCTGAAactcctgcagtgctgtgggcAAGGAGATGGCATGCTCCATGGAAGGACCATCAGGCTACTGATGCAAAAGTAGTTGTCTAGAGGAGATCGGTGTGCCCCTGGCTAGCTTGTATTAAGGGCTAACAAGGGTTAACAGAGTGTTTGCTCTCTCCATCTCACCCCCTCCTCCTCACTGTGCATTTCTGTCAAAGACCTGCTCTCTGGCCAGCCACCGCTGGGATTAGGCTGCTCTAACAGTCTGGCTGACACTCTGTGCAGGAATAAAGTCCTGCTGGCTAGAGGCAGCACACTCAAACGTGCTTCGCAGCCCTCCAGAAGGGACTCTAGAACTGAAAGAGCAACAATCAGAACTTTTGTCAAGATTACGCAAGTTTAAAATAACCTTTGAAGACACCCAACTTAAGAAAATATCAAAACtctaggggttttttgttgggttttgggtttgggttttttttttcctcccccttttcttGAAGGGCTGCAAGCATTTTAGTTACTATGTCTGTTCAGGAGCCATATGGAAAAATCAGttctgtcctgttaaactgGTTGcacagttttggttttcatctgtCTACAGAGATCTGAAAAGTCCATGTTGTTTTACTTTATGCTTTTTCGGCAAAGAAAGCAAGTGGTCTGGGGATCATCTGGCCAGGAACACAATAGGTAAGCAGAGTATTTTTTGCATAACATTTCCAAGAGTCTGAGAGTATATTGTTTGTGTAATTGAGTGGAATCAGTCTTAGGATGATGTTCTCTTTGGGATAAGCTGATTATAGGTTGGTCGGTCgcttggtttgtttgttttcctggacAAGAAAAGCTGAGCTGCCATGGTATCAGTGTGGTTTGCAAGATTCTGTCATTTAAGCAgcaaaaagactttttcttaaTCCTCTCAGAAGCACAGAGCAACTCAGATTCCACTGTCAaaggtaaaacaaaatatttggagtTATATTTTGAATCTGTAATCTATAGTTAGACTACAAGAATAACAAAGTGGCAAACTGACTCAGAGTCATAAGGAAAGCTCTGTTACAAGAAtgttaaaaatggaatttataTAATAATCTTAACTATTCTTTCAACCTGTTCGGATGGTGGTTTAATCTCACATTCAGCCAGGTGCTAGAAATATTACGAAGAGGAAGAGAATATCCTAACTTTGAGGATGTTAAGTACGACGTTCAGATGACCTGGTAGTGATAATTTCAACAATAATCTCACTGATACTAAAGATGTGTGTTACTTTGGGAATCACAGATGAAAACGAATTTTGTACATAAAAGTTTACGGATGTATTCAATACTATGtttaaatgtgcatttttgAAATGGATTTATAAAGGAGCTGGTCCTTTTATAAAGTCACTTTAATTATAATGGCCAGCAGGTCTGCTGAATTGTAGATTTTTTCACTGCCCAAGATCTTCTGCACATTTTTAGGCAGGTCTGATCTGAGGAAAGGTCTGATCTGAGAAATGAGTGAAAATTACAAAGGATGAAgcctttgtcttttttgttctcttctatCATTAGTCAATAATCAGATTTAACCAGGAGCTTTACTCCTTGCTGCTTGTAAGATGCAATAAGctactttttcttcaaaaagggAATCTTGCTCACAGAGCTCCCTCTGCTTTCCAAATCCCTGAGCTACAGCTGGCACCTGTATTAAAGGTCTAtgcccttccttcttctcccttttATCCCCTTCCCGCTTTTGCgctttcctgtgtttctgaaaCTGGATGTGGCAGACAAAACAGTCATAAGGATAAACTATAACCTCACAGAGTAGTATACTGTCAAAATCTCTTGTCCTAACTGGAGTATCCTATCTGTGTAGCTCTGTGTAATGTACACAGCACAGTTTAAATAATGTCAGCATTTGCAGAGATGATTTTTGGGACTGTTTGTGTACATTTCTTTCATAGATTCAAAGCCGATAATAAAGCCTCCTGGCAAAAGGAAGGAgcatacattatttttttaaaaatctcttatCAGAGTGAATACAATAGAGCTGTTACAGTTCCAGTGAGCAGCAAATGCCAAGATGGGCTGGAAATGATGCAGGTGTGAAAGGGATGGGCAatacaaaaaaatctcagaatgGTTTATCCAGCTGCCCTACAGTAATAAAGCCTTCCTGCAAGTGAGATACTTAAGAGATTTTAAGCTCTTTGTGTATCAGTTTAGGGATTCTTATCCAGGATCCTCCCCTTTTTGTCAAACAGTATCTTACAGTGCTCTGAATAAGTAATTCTGATCCTCCTCTCTACACATACCTCCAGTCATGTAGCTcatggaagaaacaaaagttaaatGATCTCTGACAGAACAGCAGAAGCAGTGTTTGGGATATAGTGACCTCCTGTGAGTTTGAAAGTGACAGCTCCATTACAAATAACCCAGCCTTGGAATTTATCAAATGAACACTATAAACTaggaacagtattttaaatgtaactcTCTGCTCATTTTGTCAGCAGTGAGGTTTCTTTAATAACTGTCTTGTGATATTACACTTGTGCTACATTGACTATATTTTTCTATAATAAAAGACTtcacagcagcttctgctgttAAATCTTTGCAGAGAGATCCTCtgagaaatatttctctgtgaACTTTAAGCAATTTAGCGAAATGGAGACTGGCGCTGTTTGGCTGCCTGGCTTGCTGTGATTATGATAAATACCAGGAAAGGCACAGAAAGAGAGGGTCACTGATTATTTTCTCCCCCAAGACAGcagtttctgttcatttttgtcATCTCACTTTGCAGTACTGAAGATGTCCTCGTTCTGGTTTTATCTGCCTCTCCATCTTCTCATAGCAGCTTGCTTGTGTCATTCCATAAAAGTACCCACCACCAGTTCCCAACAGAGCTTCAAGACTGATCTCTTCAATTTCTACCACTCCCTGATACTTGCTGATGGTAAGGAAACTACAGTTCACCTGCTGAAGGATATACCTAAAAGGTAAGAGCAAATCAGTTACTCCTATTCCCAGATACTTCCTCTGACACTGGTAGCTGCACACTACCAGTACAAGCCAAGAACTGCCATGCACCTGCAGAGCTCTACCAGTGCCCACTGAATTTCCAGAGAAACGTCCCAAGTGTCATTACATTGCCCAGAATCTGGAATGACCGTCTGAGATGAAGTTTAGATTCACATATGCATTTCAGGCAGCTTTCTGTGGTGCGTGTCAGAGCAGCAGCGGAGCTGATACAGAATGGGTGGGCTCCTACAGCAAACAGTCATGTCACATAAACAGCCCGGCTTCAGAACTACAGAGACACGTCGGCTGTCCCACATTCACTGTAAAATACAAGAATTTTACctagaaaattaactatcccaaAAATCAATAGAATATCTGCACAGACTTCTCATTGGGAAAGCGTCTGCCAGCATCCTGCATGCTGGAAGTGGTTTTGTTGAATGGCACTAAAGCTTGCTAAGATCAGAAGTGCTTTACATGCAGAAATTCCACAAATTCTTCACTTCCCTAAAACACCTGCAAAGTTTTCTGCCATATCTAGATATATAGGTGATCTACATATTACAAGTGGCACTGCATCTTGGGTAGCAAAGACTGATCTGCTTGTTTGAGAAGAGACGCGCTTCAAGTGGTTTAATCAGAGTCCACTTTGGACAGCGACCAACACAGACGGATTTTGATACACACCCGAGCAGAGTAGTCATGGAGCAGAGAGTGAGCCAGATGGTTCAGTCTCGATATGCAttgcacagaaagaaacaggaatgtGACACATTATATAATGTGGTGATGCTCACAAGAGCAAAACTAGGAGCTCTTCTTGTTAAGGGCAAATGGGTATTGAAATCTCCAAGAAAAGTGAATTTTGCTATGCTCTTGTGGCATAACATTAAGATTGTGATGAGGAAGCAAAAACCCCTTCAGTTCAGATGATCAGGTAAGGACCGTATGAACCCCCGAGTCATCCAAATAGGAAACCAAGAGATGACAATTTTGGCTTAAAGTAAGACTCAAAAATGTGGAGCTGTTTCCACAGAAGCTTGACTCTGGCCCAGCAGCCATATCCTGAAAGTAAGCCAGACCTCTAGGCTGACATGATCTGTCTATAATGACTAGGCTTGTCTCACCAATGAACAAAAACAACCTCCTCTAATTGCCTTTATTTAACTGCAGGGTGACTGACCCAAGTCCAaatgtttctgtggctgtaaacaGTCCATATAtaccaaaacaacagaaataaacagaagacCAGAGGAGTGAGACAGGAAGCTGGGCTTTACTGTAAATAAGCAGGAGTCAAAACCTGACCAAGTAGACTGATGTTGCTTTGTACTGCTCAAGCACAGCAGCGTCTGTCATGATGGCAAGTAAGTTAGAACTGGCCTGGATGAAACTGCCATTGACATCCAATAATCTTCAGGATTGGCTAATACTATTTCGTTATATCCACTTCATCTGACACCCAGGAACACCTAGATATGCAAGCACATATGAGAGAGTATATGCTCCAAGAGCTTTCACTGAACTCCAGTCAGGAAATCCTGGGAAAAAGCATACCAAATTCCTCAGTTAGCCAATGGGTGGTTATCTGGAAGGCAGTCAGTTTATCACATCCATCATCCAAAATAACCAGGTAAGTACTGAGATATGATATTCACCTGAAGTATGTTACAATTCAGTGAGAAAAATATTGCCTATGTTAAGTGGATAAAACTTCcagcaaatatttgtgtattagaaaaaaaacagagcatgTATTCTTCCCACAGCTAAAGGTTTCTGACATTCACCATCCCCTTGTGTTGATGCACCTCAAAGAGGAGCAGTCATTTCTACCCACAGTGGAGTGACCCACATCAGAATGGCTGGTTATAAGGAGTCTCAGGCAGACTTGAATTTCCTGACACTTTCCCTCTGGTTTTAATCCACATCTACAGGTACTATTTTGTTTTGGAGGAAGGCAGAGCCCTTGCACCTTTCACAATAACAGTGACCCCCTGTGATGTTCCCATTGAATGGAGCGTACTTGTGCACAAGGCTTCAGCAAGTTTCCTTGGAACAGCAGCACAAGGTAAGACCCTCAGTCTGCCTGAGCAGAGACAGGGAAAGCATAAGTTATTCAGAAGGAGCTGTGTTACAGGAAATTCCCCACGAGTTTAAATATCTCATGCTTCCCTCTCCTGTAAACTGCCATGGGCTGAAGAGGACATCCCTGTCTCAATAGGCAAAACATGGGAGCCCATGGGATTTTGCTGCCAACTCAAGTAAATTAAGGATTACacctgaaaaagacaaaatcacAGGGTAATACAACACTGGGTGTTTGGGGCTCCACAAACACGGATCAGCTTCATAAGCTGTTTGTACTGGCCCAAACTTCCCTCTGCTGTCTCAGCTCTTTTTCTGTGGCTTAAGCCACTTGAACCAGTCGTTTTGCTCCCCACAGTGATGTGCAGAAGATCtagccatttatttttctaggaaTACCATCTACCATGGCAGTGGGCTTTATGCTGCCTTTAGCCCAAGAGGAAATTCCATTCTCTTTCATGattttttgaattaatttttcaaactaAAACCTGAAAGCTGCCATTAACAAGTTCTTACCTGCCAGGCAGGGACACCTGACTGAAGAGTTGAAATAACATTCCTTTGAAGTAATACATTTTCCCTCTTCACGGAGGACAGTCAGTGGCACAAAgctaaatgaaagaaaactctttttgTAAGAACTAGGAGTCTCCTTGAAGAAAAGGACCAAAGAGACAGCcattggaagaagaaaattgtaGGGACATCAGGCACAATACAAGTCAAGCTTTTGCAAGTTGTGGTTTTATAATTatattctttctgaaaacataatTCTACAACTGCGCTGCTAAAATAAAAGCTacccaaattttattttaataaattaccagtagcaaaaagtatttttagttataattattgttttcaggaagaaaataggaTGTTCCCTGACACATGAACAATAAAACCTATGCGATGTGCTTTACTTCATGTCTGTTAAAACAAAAgttacaaaactgctttttgccTGCAGGTGATCCTGATACACAAGAGGTCTCGAAATCTCAGCAGGCTCCAAGCGTGGTGTCCACCATATTTAACTATAAGGGAAATTCTGTAGAGACTTACATGGGTATGTCTTCCCATTCTGCCCTTTACCTGCTAGAGTTCTTATCCACCGAGCGAGACACACACATTACTGTATACTTAACAACTGACACATCTGGGCACCTCTACCCAGAGCTTCCAATGGATCCACGCATAGATGTTGTTGGCATTGGGCATACAACAGTGACTCTGACCTGGAAACACAGTCCCTCTGTCTtgcaacacagagaaaacatcCAGTACTGTCTTCTAGTTAATGAAAAGCACAACTATAAGAGCTTATGTGCTGCTGAGACAGCAATCAGATCCTCTGGAATGAAACTGCCACCTGCACTAGCTTTGTCTCTCTCTCCATACCTTCTTGAACCTCAGCAAGTGATGATACTGTCCAACAGTGAACTGAGCATCATCAACAAAGCAAGTAGTGGAGAAGTCAGGCAAATATGCATGGGTACCAAGAACACTTACACAGTGCCCAGTCTCAGTCCCAGCACTCAATATTACTTTGATGTTTTTGTTGTCAATGTCCTCACAAATGCCAGCGCTGCTTACACCGGAACATTTGCAAGAACCCTGGAAGAACCGGAACCTAAGGTGACGGAGCTGAAAGATGGGAAAGTGATTCAGGTTGTCCTggatggaaaaaaccaaaaattctaCAGTCTGCAGTACCAGGCGAGGCACAAGAAAATACAATTCACCTTTCAATTGTGTCGTGGCCAAGTACGGGTACACATAACAAGGAATGGTAAAACAGTGGCACTGGAGAACATCTCAGGGCTGAGGTGTTTCTCACTGAAGGGAAAGCTGCTGGACACATATTTGGTGCAGCTGAGGTCCACAGAGGAGTCTAACTCTTCTGTGAAAGTACAGGTGTCCCCCCATTTCCACAAGCCCTTATTCCCACTTCTTCCAGAGAGCTTAAAAATCAAGTCCTTCAGTAAACTGAGGACCTGCAACTCTGTCACCATTGCCTGGCTAGGAACACAAGAGGAGAGCAAGTACTGCGTGTACAAGAAAAAGATTGAAGAAGATCAGGTCTGGATGGAACTGCAGAGTGCAGACAGGTGCTCTGGACCTGAATCTCGGCACAAGTCGGAGAAAGTGCTGTGCAAGTATTTCTATGATATAAATCTCCAGCGAGCCGTCACCACAGAGACCATCAAAGGGCTGGATGCGGGGATGCTCTACTTGTTTGATGTCTATCTCTTTGGGCCATCTGGCATCCCAGTCAGATATCACAGCAAAGTTGtgaagaccagaaaaaaatgttgaaggtttttaaataaatgttttgaagtGAGAGAATGAAGACTTATCAAAATCTATGCCAATCCATGCCATAGCCCGTGCAGTTTAAAATATGCCGACTCACCAAAAAACTAAAGCTGTGAGATTCTATGGAGGAAACATCTTAGTTGTCTAGATCATTATGCTTACTTCTGCATCTTCTCTCCTGTATAagtttttcccccctcagcTGTCTCCGTCAGACAAAAACGGACCTGTGAAACAAATCCATGCACATGGAAGTAAAATACCGACAATGGCACCCATGAGAAATAGATTGGTTACctaaaatgcttctgaaatccAATACAGAAGTGATGGGAAATGCCTCTCAAGAAGCACACATCATCTTTTTAAAGTCCCGGAGAGTCTTCCACTTTGTGTAACTCCATCAGCTAACAAGGAACTGAGACCCTACAAGTCAAGCTGCTCTTGAGAAACTGAACTTCCCCACTGCTTGAATAGGgatggaaacaaaaagaaattaaaaaaaaaaccaccaaaaacccaTTCCCAAAACCATAGAACTGGTGTAAAGCTCCACACCTTGAGCAAAGCAGGCTGAAATACATCTGCCCCTATTACCTGCATGTTTGCTtggctttcatttctgtagAGAAACTGTGCTTGGTTAGAAACAGACAAAATTCAGGCCAGGAATTGGCTCTGGATCCAGCTTTTGTGGGAAGTATACAAATatactgctgtgctgctgcccacTGAGGAAAGCAGCAAGTGAGGAATCTTGCCATGGGAAGGAGGTTTTTATCTATAGTCTCTGATATCGGAGCCCATGTCCATCACTGTGACTCCTGAGTGTAATATACTCACTCTTTACATCCTAAACCCAGGCTCTATCAATGAATGTGTTGCTTTAGGAAAAGTTAAATGTGGTTTTCCTATTAAATATCATGGAGGCAAAATATTTGTAGTAAAAATCCTGACAAACACTTTGTTGTATTGTTTCCTTGATTACCTTCCTTAGTTGACAAGAAACAtagtatgaaaaagaaaaattgaaaaaaattaaaattcttcagaaaaaaccCCTTATGCTCAATTTCAGTTAtcatcagaaaatattttgcacataGGCTCTTGGCAGGTCTGAATTTACATATAGAGAGATACAATAGCTTCACTGACCCAGAGCTTGCCAGAGAAATCTTGCCTGCGgtaattctttttcctctacAATTACGCTAAGCAAAGATATAAATGTTTAATTCCATTACTGTATATTTCAGAAGTTTCCTTGCAATTCAGGGTCATCAAGGTTCTAGTTTACTCTGAATAATTATTACCTCCAAGCATGCTTGGACGCACTTGGTAAGGGCTGGATCAGTCCTCTGTACATACACAGAGGATTAGGCATTTCCTGCTCCGAAGACTTTATAGCGCTGGGCACCCTGTATGGTGCACGCTCTGCATTAGCAGACTCATTAGTCC
It includes:
- the LOC104030749 gene encoding protein NDNF is translated as MSSFWFYLPLHLLIAACLCHSIKVPTTSSQQSFKTDLFNFYHSLILADGKETTVHLLKDIPKRYYFVLEEGRALAPFTITVTPCDVPIEWSVLVHKASASFLGTAAQGDPDTQEVSKSQQAPSVVSTIFNYKGNSVETYMGMSSHSALYLLEFLSTERDTHITVYLTTDTSGHLYPELPMDPRIDVVGIGHTTVTLTWKHSPSVLQHRENIQYCLLVNEKHNYKSLCAAETAIRSSGMKLPPALALSLSPYLLEPQQVMILSNSELSIINKASSGEVRQICMGTKNTYTVPSLSPSTQYYFDVFVVNVLTNASAAYTGTFARTLEEPEPKVTELKDGKVIQVVLDGKNQKFYSLQYQARHKKIQFTFQLCRGQVRVHITRNGKTVALENISGLRCFSLKGKLLDTYLVQLRSTEESNSSVKVQVSPHFHKPLFPLLPESLKIKSFSKLRTCNSVTIAWLGTQEESKYCVYKKKIEEDQVWMELQSADRCSGPESRHKSEKVLCKYFYDINLQRAVTTETIKGLDAGMLYLFDVYLFGPSGIPVRYHSKVVKTRKKC